One segment of Macaca fascicularis isolate 582-1 chromosome 4, T2T-MFA8v1.1 DNA contains the following:
- the DPPA5 gene encoding developmental pluripotency-associated 5 protein isoform X3, with amino-acid sequence MFGPDGSRIPYIEQVSKAMLELKALESSDLTEVVVYGSYLYKLRTKWMLQSMAEWHRQRQERGMPLASGPSRDPFGSGGPRVPAVGLGDPRGCSNLRKP; translated from the exons ATGTTTG GCCCGGACGGATCTCGAATCCCTTACATCGAGCAAGTGAGCAAGGCCATGCTCGAGCTGAAGGCTCTGGAGTCTTCAGACCTCACCGAGGTCGTGGTTTACGGTTCCTATTTGTACAAGCTCCGGACCAAGTGGATGCTCCAGTCCATGGCTGAGTGGCACCGCCAGCGCCAGGAGCGAG GGATGCCCTTGGCGTCTGGGCCTTCCCGAGACCCCTTTGGGAGTGGGGGCCCCAGAGTGCCGGCCGTCGGTCTTGGAGACCCAAGG GGATGCTCAAACTTGCGGAAGCCATGA
- the DPPA5 gene encoding developmental pluripotency-associated 5 protein isoform X2, which yields MGTLPARRNIPPWVKVPEDLKDPEVFQVQTRLLKAMFGPDGSRIPYIEQVSKAMLELKALESSDLTEVVVYGSYLYKLRTKWMLQSMAEWHRQRQERGMLKLAEAMTALELGPWMK from the exons ATGGGAACTCTCCCGGCACGTAGAAATATCCCGCCGTGGGTGAAAGTTCCCGAAGACCTGAAAGATCCAGAGGTGTTCCAGGTCCAGACGCGGCTGCTGAAAGCCATGTTTG GCCCGGACGGATCTCGAATCCCTTACATCGAGCAAGTGAGCAAGGCCATGCTCGAGCTGAAGGCTCTGGAGTCTTCAGACCTCACCGAGGTCGTGGTTTACGGTTCCTATTTGTACAAGCTCCGGACCAAGTGGATGCTCCAGTCCATGGCTGAGTGGCACCGCCAGCGCCAGGAGCGAG GGATGCTCAAACTTGCGGAAGCCATGACTGCCCTCGAACTAGGCCCTTGGATGAAGTGA
- the DPPA5 gene encoding developmental pluripotency-associated 5 protein isoform X1, whose amino-acid sequence MGTLPARRNIPPWVKVPEDLKDPEVFQVQTRLLKAMFGPDGSRIPYIEQVSKAMLELKALESSDLTEVVVYGSYLYKLRTKWMLQSMAEWHRQRQERGMPLASGPSRDPFGSGGPRVPAVGLGDPRGCSNLRKP is encoded by the exons ATGGGAACTCTCCCGGCACGTAGAAATATCCCGCCGTGGGTGAAAGTTCCCGAAGACCTGAAAGATCCAGAGGTGTTCCAGGTCCAGACGCGGCTGCTGAAAGCCATGTTTG GCCCGGACGGATCTCGAATCCCTTACATCGAGCAAGTGAGCAAGGCCATGCTCGAGCTGAAGGCTCTGGAGTCTTCAGACCTCACCGAGGTCGTGGTTTACGGTTCCTATTTGTACAAGCTCCGGACCAAGTGGATGCTCCAGTCCATGGCTGAGTGGCACCGCCAGCGCCAGGAGCGAG GGATGCCCTTGGCGTCTGGGCCTTCCCGAGACCCCTTTGGGAGTGGGGGCCCCAGAGTGCCGGCCGTCGGTCTTGGAGACCCAAGG GGATGCTCAAACTTGCGGAAGCCATGA